The following are encoded together in the Raineyella sp. LH-20 genome:
- a CDS encoding cation-transporting P-type ATPase, whose translation MDAITQSRTSTGTDVHRLTADDALRTFGPGDRGLASSQVAELLARHGPNVLREQARRPLVLVFAAEFTSPMAILLWVGGLVALLAGIVELGIAIVVVNVVNGVFGFWQEYRAERATEELKKLLSGHVTVVRDGEVREIPTQDLVPGDLLVVAEGDRIGADARLVEASDLQIDQSALSGESRAVHKDAGPVAEDLPAAQLHNMVFAGTSVMNGDGRAVVTATGMATEFGRIADLTQSVREEPSPLQKELGRLTRQLSVLALGLGALFVVVAVVFVGEPWARAFVFGLGMVVAFIPEGLLPTVTLSLAMAVQRMARRHALVKKLSSVETLGCTTVICSDKTGTLTQNEMTVTDLWVPGVWYAVDGRGYAPEGMIHRQDPVATGSTTGTATTTDDRATVGPAGAAPQDTAAPLASTAPQDATATTDPALRTLLEAAGLCNNSAVRPPAPDESRWTVHGDPTEACLLVVAAKAGLDPEALQRERPRLRELAFDSRRKRMTTIHQADGRRLAYVKGAPQCVPPQCSWIVRDGVRREMTEADRAEITAVNDGFARRGLRVLAVAVRTVDVVADPATYTVDEVERELTFLGLVAMEDPPREGIAEAVATCHRASIRIIMITGDYGLTAESIARSIGVVRGADVRVVSGTELARMSEEDLVEALRGELIFARVAPEQKFRVVATLQSMGEIVAVTGDGVNDAPALKRADIGIAMGRTGTDVSKEAADMILTDDHFASIVTAIDEGRGVYDNIRKFLTYILTSNMAEAAPSAVFLVSRGVVPLPLTVMQILTIDLGTDLLPALGLGTERPESDVMDRPPRPRSQRLMDRRVLGLAFGWYGLLEAVFALVGYLVVNVANGWPAVPFAADGELYARATTMTLAAIIFCQIGAVLGCRTTSVSLWTIGIFSNRRIVWGIVAEIVLLAALSYVPLLQGVFGTAPLLLADWAALAVLPVAMVLLDEVRRGYVRHQGRVAEREAPAVAPRPR comes from the coding sequence ATGGACGCAATCACACAGTCCAGGACATCCACCGGCACGGACGTGCACCGGCTCACCGCGGACGACGCACTGCGGACGTTCGGCCCCGGCGACCGCGGGCTCGCGTCGTCGCAGGTCGCCGAACTGCTGGCCCGGCACGGACCCAACGTCCTGCGCGAACAGGCACGTCGACCGCTGGTGCTCGTCTTCGCTGCCGAGTTCACCAGCCCGATGGCCATCCTGCTGTGGGTCGGGGGACTGGTGGCGCTGCTCGCCGGGATCGTCGAACTCGGGATCGCCATCGTCGTGGTGAACGTCGTCAACGGGGTCTTCGGGTTCTGGCAGGAGTATCGCGCGGAGCGGGCCACCGAGGAACTCAAGAAGCTGCTGTCGGGCCACGTGACGGTGGTCCGTGACGGCGAGGTGCGGGAGATCCCGACCCAGGACCTGGTGCCCGGAGATCTGCTGGTGGTCGCGGAGGGCGACCGGATCGGTGCCGATGCCCGGTTGGTGGAGGCCAGCGACCTGCAGATCGACCAGTCCGCGCTGAGCGGCGAGTCACGAGCGGTGCACAAGGACGCCGGTCCGGTCGCCGAGGACCTGCCGGCGGCGCAGCTGCACAACATGGTCTTCGCCGGAACGAGCGTGATGAACGGCGACGGCCGGGCCGTGGTGACCGCCACCGGGATGGCCACCGAGTTCGGCCGGATCGCCGACCTCACCCAGTCGGTGCGGGAGGAACCGAGTCCACTGCAGAAGGAACTGGGCCGACTGACCCGGCAGCTGTCGGTGCTGGCGCTCGGTCTGGGCGCCCTGTTCGTCGTGGTGGCGGTGGTGTTCGTCGGTGAGCCCTGGGCACGGGCGTTCGTCTTCGGGCTGGGCATGGTGGTCGCCTTCATCCCCGAGGGGCTGCTGCCGACCGTCACGCTGTCGCTGGCGATGGCGGTCCAGCGGATGGCCAGGCGCCATGCGCTGGTGAAGAAGCTGTCGTCGGTGGAGACCCTCGGCTGCACCACAGTGATCTGTTCGGACAAGACCGGCACGTTGACGCAGAACGAGATGACCGTCACGGACCTGTGGGTGCCGGGAGTCTGGTACGCGGTGGACGGACGTGGATACGCACCGGAGGGGATGATCCACCGACAGGACCCCGTCGCCACCGGAAGCACCACCGGGACCGCGACGACCACGGACGATCGGGCCACAGTCGGCCCGGCCGGCGCTGCACCGCAGGACACTGCCGCACCGCTGGCCAGCACCGCACCGCAGGATGCCACCGCGACGACGGACCCTGCGCTGCGTACGCTCCTCGAAGCGGCCGGCCTGTGCAACAACAGCGCGGTGCGACCGCCGGCCCCGGACGAATCCCGGTGGACCGTCCACGGCGACCCGACGGAGGCCTGCCTGCTCGTCGTGGCCGCCAAGGCCGGCCTGGACCCGGAGGCCCTGCAACGGGAGCGCCCACGACTCCGGGAACTGGCGTTCGACTCCCGACGCAAGCGGATGACGACGATCCACCAGGCGGACGGGCGCCGGCTTGCGTACGTCAAGGGAGCCCCGCAGTGCGTGCCGCCGCAGTGCTCGTGGATCGTCCGCGACGGCGTCCGGCGGGAGATGACCGAGGCGGACCGGGCCGAGATCACCGCGGTGAACGACGGGTTCGCCCGTCGTGGGCTGCGGGTGCTCGCGGTCGCGGTGCGTACGGTCGACGTCGTCGCCGACCCGGCCACGTACACGGTCGACGAGGTCGAGCGGGAGCTGACCTTCCTCGGCCTGGTGGCGATGGAGGACCCGCCCCGCGAGGGGATCGCCGAGGCGGTCGCCACCTGTCACCGGGCCAGCATCAGGATCATCATGATCACCGGCGACTACGGCCTGACCGCGGAGTCGATCGCCCGCAGCATCGGCGTCGTCCGCGGCGCTGACGTCCGGGTCGTCTCGGGGACCGAACTGGCGCGGATGTCCGAGGAGGACCTCGTCGAGGCGCTGCGTGGGGAGCTGATCTTCGCCCGGGTCGCGCCAGAACAGAAGTTCCGGGTCGTCGCGACCCTCCAGTCGATGGGGGAGATCGTCGCGGTCACCGGTGACGGCGTCAACGATGCGCCGGCCCTGAAGAGGGCCGACATCGGGATCGCCATGGGCCGCACCGGCACGGACGTGTCGAAGGAGGCCGCCGACATGATCCTCACCGACGACCACTTCGCCTCGATCGTGACGGCGATCGACGAGGGACGCGGGGTCTACGACAACATCCGCAAGTTCCTCACCTACATCCTGACCAGCAACATGGCCGAGGCGGCTCCGTCGGCGGTGTTCCTGGTGTCCCGCGGCGTCGTCCCGCTGCCGTTGACGGTGATGCAGATCCTCACCATCGATCTCGGCACCGACCTGCTGCCGGCCCTCGGTCTGGGCACCGAGCGCCCCGAGTCCGATGTGATGGACCGGCCACCTCGGCCTCGCAGCCAGCGGCTGATGGACCGGCGGGTGCTCGGCCTGGCGTTCGGCTGGTACGGCCTGCTGGAGGCGGTCTTCGCACTGGTCGGGTATCTGGTGGTCAACGTCGCCAACGGCTGGCCGGCGGTCCCGTTCGCGGCCGACGGGGAGCTGTACGCCAGGGCCACCACGATGACCCTGGCGGCGATCATCTTCTGTCAGATCGGCGCCGTGCTCGGCTGCCGTACGACGTCGGTGTCGTTGTGGACGATCGGGATCTTCTCCAACCGCCGGATCGTGTGGGGCATCGTGGCGGAGATCGTGCTGCTCGCCGCGCTCAGCTATGTGCCGCTGCTCCAGGGGGTCTTCGGCACCGCACCGTTGCTGCTGGCCGACTGGGCGGCGCTGGCCGTGCTGCCGGTGGCGATGGTGCTGCTCGATGAGGTACGGCGCGGGTACGTACGCCACCAGGGCCGGGTCGCCGAGCGGGAAGCCCCCGCCGTGGCGCCCCGGCCCCGGTGA
- a CDS encoding plastocyanin/azurin family copper-binding protein: MPVHTPRGVRSPFLKVLVALVTTLLLAVGTAPAQAAPPLTSPVTWTVKVGQQSQDGAIQGMAFAPQDISINVGDTVHWVANSMEIHTVSFFTASTPAVPFDPAIGYMVTPTPQTTISAPGQFRNSGVMSTDPADIQHYNLTFTGTGDYHYVCYVHGAMMVGTVHVRPAGTPYPSTQQNYDAQAAKIAATVRSDGVRLRAKAQAAADNHHVFVGAADQTALVMRFIRPTVYIRTGEQVTFDMGRNSGVPIPHTVTFGPEPADLAPHGDPSAYSGGALSSGLMLPPPYNTFAGVPSTFTVTFTQPGTYHYLCMLHDTMGMVGDVVVQ, translated from the coding sequence ATGCCCGTCCATACCCCCCGCGGCGTACGGTCGCCGTTCCTCAAAGTCCTGGTCGCGCTCGTGACGACCCTCCTCCTCGCCGTCGGCACCGCGCCCGCACAGGCCGCCCCGCCACTGACCAGTCCGGTGACCTGGACCGTCAAGGTCGGCCAGCAGTCCCAGGACGGCGCCATCCAGGGCATGGCGTTCGCACCTCAGGACATCTCGATCAACGTCGGCGACACCGTCCATTGGGTCGCCAACTCGATGGAGATCCACACCGTCAGTTTCTTCACCGCCAGCACCCCGGCCGTGCCCTTCGATCCCGCGATCGGGTACATGGTCACGCCCACCCCGCAGACGACCATCTCCGCACCCGGCCAGTTCCGCAACTCCGGCGTGATGTCGACCGATCCGGCGGACATCCAGCACTACAACCTGACGTTCACCGGCACCGGTGACTACCACTACGTCTGCTACGTCCACGGCGCGATGATGGTCGGCACCGTGCACGTACGACCCGCGGGCACCCCGTACCCGTCCACCCAGCAGAACTACGACGCACAGGCCGCCAAGATCGCCGCCACCGTACGGTCCGACGGCGTCCGGCTCCGGGCCAAGGCCCAGGCGGCCGCCGACAACCACCACGTCTTCGTCGGCGCCGCGGACCAGACCGCGCTGGTGATGCGCTTCATCCGTCCGACGGTGTACATCCGCACCGGTGAGCAGGTGACCTTCGACATGGGACGCAACAGCGGGGTCCCCATCCCGCACACGGTGACGTTCGGGCCCGAACCTGCGGACCTGGCGCCCCACGGCGATCCCTCGGCCTACTCCGGCGGCGCCCTGTCCTCCGGCCTGATGCTGCCACCGCCGTACAACACGTTCGCCGGCGTCCCGTCGACGTTCACGGTGACCTTCACGCAGCCCGGCACCTATCACTACCTCTGCATGCTCCACGACACCATGGGCATGGTCGGCGACGTCGTCGTCCAGTGA